A single Penaeus vannamei isolate JL-2024 chromosome 22, ASM4276789v1, whole genome shotgun sequence DNA region contains:
- the LOC113816737 gene encoding uncharacterized protein, translating into MWYIKPPLDVMKHYFTMKLLILTATFVAATSAAPQGYQLSRPSGPSFYSRGCSAGQVLHVDGRCVIPRENRKVFLYNAPPAPPAPYGPPPYIPEPTIDTNIVFIHTPEEGPGPEPIVIPPPQQRSVVYVLNRQTPEQQDVIEVPAPPATSPEVYFVNYADGENPVLPSGVDLQTALSAASQGGGQVIGGGAGSGFGGAGGFGGGAGGFGGGAGGFGGGAGGFGGGASGFGGGAGGFGGGASGFGGGAGGFGSGAGGVGGFGGSGGGGLGGSGGGFSGGSISSPSSLYTTP; encoded by the exons ATGTGGTATATAAAGCCGCCTCTTGACGTGATGAAGCATTACTTCACCATGAAGCTCTTA ATTTTAACCGCGACCTTTGTTGCCGCAACATCGGCTGCTCCTCAAGGCTATCAACTAAGTAGACCTTCAGGACCAAGTTTCTACTCAAGAGGCTGCAGTGCTGGCCAAGTGCTGCATGTTGACGGTAGATGTGTCATTCCACGCGAGAACCGCAAAGTCTTCTTGTACAACGCACCACCCGCACCACCAGCTCCATACGGTCCTCCACCGTACATCCCTGAGCCAACCATTGACACGAATATTGTGTTCATCCACACACCCGAAGAAGGTCCAGGACCAGAACCTATCGTCATACCTCCACCACAACAACGAAGCGTCGTCTATGTCCTGAATAGACAGACGCCAGAGCAACAGGATGTGATTGAAGTCCCAGCACCGCCAGCAACCAGTCCTGAGGTTTACTTCGTGAACTACGCTGACGGCGAGAACCCAGTCCTTCCCAGCGGTGTCGACCTTCAGACTGCCTTGAGTGCAGCTTCTCAAGGCGGCGGTCAAGTGATTGGAGGAGGTGCCGGTAGTGGATTCGGAGGCGCTGGAGGATTCGGAGGTGGCGCTGGAGGTTTCGGAGGCGGTGCTGGGGGTTTCGGAGGCGGCGCTGGAGGTTTCGGAGGCGGCGCTAGTGGTTTCGGAGGCGGTGCTGGAGGTTTCGGAGGCGGCGCTAGTGGTTTCGGAGGCGGTGCTGGAGGTTTCGGAAGTGGCgctggaggtgttggtggtttcggaggtagtggaggaggcgGTCTCGGAGGCAGTGGAGGTGGATTCAGCGGAGGCTCAATTTCATCGCCTTCTAGTCTTTATACAACTCCTTGA